From one Bradyrhizobium sp. Ash2021 genomic stretch:
- a CDS encoding EAL domain-containing protein has protein sequence MADKNWQAGGKDSIPARAVLRMVAPFIVILAPCADAWAASDDFTPPNYVGSADPNTIWIILLGGLVIASFLMAIGLWVVSALRKVKRSQLRRNAFISSALNNLNQGVVMTDAERRIIFCNDRYLEIYGLVRSDVPRNMTGPELLELRRKRGVLDISVEGFYARSSTPDGLITELPDGRSVLVKHFQLPNGGSVATHDDCTEQRKLSRKLASTTQFLESVLDNVPVCVAAKNIEDGRYIFANRAFERFSRFSRDHIVGRRADEIFSPGTAASIDKADRSALDAPEGYFRSELFVERGSEKRILASNRVVARNENNEPEFLIALFDDVTERRSLSRELENNKKFLELVVDNIPVSLIVERVSDGRYLLANRSAETILNRRREDATGLTAADIFNPREAKLIIARDEAAIKKRGLLTEEHPISTKDGLRLFLTRRMTVLDDSGEPQYLIKTHEDVTDRRQTESRMAHMAYHDGLTDLPNRAAFLQALAQMIEACAGTDEEFAVLCVDLDGLKEVNDVFGHAMGDKLLIEVASRLQDSARGGVVARLSGDEFGLIIDGKQPASAKLLAEQLGEALANEFQIDGKSVRTGCTTGISVFPHNGSDAASLLANAGAALFRAKAKSRGSISIFEPEMDQQIRDRRVLHQDLSLAIKNGEMSLHYQPQATSGPTVATSEVIGFEALARWLHPVRGFVPPGEFIPLAEESGLIVEMGEWILREACREAASWPVPLQVAINLSPAQFMHGDVVSLVHSILLETGLAPDRLELEITEGVLIEDFDRGVALLRRLKALGVRISMDDFGSGYSSLSYLQAFPFDKIKIDRAFVMNLGRNPQSAAIVRAVIDLGHGLEMSIVAEGVETQEQLGFLSEEGCDAVQGYFIGKPFPIGQYAALVGRPAGNVMETVRKTG, from the coding sequence ATGGCTGACAAGAATTGGCAGGCAGGCGGGAAGGATTCGATTCCGGCGCGGGCCGTGCTGCGCATGGTCGCCCCTTTTATCGTTATCCTTGCGCCGTGCGCGGACGCATGGGCGGCATCCGATGACTTTACGCCCCCGAACTATGTCGGCTCCGCCGATCCGAATACGATATGGATCATTCTGCTCGGCGGCCTCGTCATCGCATCATTTCTGATGGCGATCGGGCTGTGGGTAGTTTCGGCCTTGCGCAAGGTCAAGCGGTCGCAACTGCGGCGCAATGCATTTATCAGTTCGGCCCTGAACAATCTCAACCAGGGCGTTGTGATGACCGATGCGGAGCGCCGGATCATCTTCTGCAACGACCGCTATCTCGAAATCTACGGTCTGGTGCGCTCGGACGTCCCCCGCAACATGACCGGTCCGGAATTGCTGGAGTTGCGGCGCAAACGCGGCGTGCTGGATATCAGCGTCGAAGGATTTTATGCCCGGTCCAGCACCCCGGACGGCCTGATCACCGAACTGCCCGACGGCAGATCGGTTCTGGTCAAGCATTTTCAGCTGCCGAACGGCGGCTCTGTCGCAACCCATGACGACTGCACCGAGCAGCGCAAACTGTCGCGAAAGCTGGCATCGACCACACAGTTCCTGGAATCGGTGCTCGACAACGTTCCGGTCTGCGTCGCCGCCAAGAACATCGAGGACGGCCGCTATATTTTCGCCAACCGTGCGTTCGAACGTTTCTCGCGCTTCTCCCGCGATCACATCGTAGGCCGCCGCGCCGACGAGATTTTCAGCCCCGGAACCGCGGCAAGCATCGACAAGGCGGACCGGTCCGCGCTCGATGCGCCCGAAGGTTACTTCCGCAGCGAGCTCTTCGTCGAGCGCGGTTCGGAGAAACGCATTCTCGCCTCCAATCGGGTGGTCGCGCGCAACGAAAACAATGAGCCGGAATTCCTGATCGCACTGTTCGACGACGTCACCGAACGCCGGTCGCTGTCCCGCGAGCTGGAAAACAACAAGAAGTTCCTCGAACTCGTGGTCGACAACATTCCGGTCTCGCTGATCGTCGAGCGCGTCAGCGACGGACGCTATTTGCTGGCCAACCGCAGCGCCGAAACCATTCTCAACCGCCGCCGCGAGGATGCCACCGGCTTGACGGCGGCCGACATCTTCAATCCCCGCGAAGCCAAGCTGATCATCGCGCGCGACGAGGCGGCAATCAAAAAGCGCGGCCTGCTCACCGAAGAACACCCGATCTCCACCAAGGACGGGTTGCGGCTGTTCCTGACCCGTCGCATGACCGTGCTGGACGATAGCGGCGAGCCGCAATATCTGATCAAGACCCATGAGGACGTCACCGATCGGCGCCAGACCGAGTCGCGGATGGCGCACATGGCCTATCATGACGGCCTGACCGACCTGCCGAACCGCGCCGCGTTCCTGCAGGCGCTGGCCCAGATGATCGAGGCCTGCGCCGGCACCGATGAGGAGTTCGCGGTGCTGTGCGTCGACCTCGACGGGTTGAAGGAAGTCAACGACGTGTTCGGCCATGCGATGGGCGACAAATTGCTGATCGAAGTGGCGAGCCGTCTTCAGGACTCCGCCCGCGGCGGCGTGGTGGCCCGGCTCTCGGGCGACGAGTTCGGATTGATCATCGACGGCAAGCAGCCGGCGTCCGCCAAGTTGCTGGCCGAACAGCTTGGCGAAGCGCTGGCGAACGAGTTCCAGATCGACGGCAAATCGGTCCGCACCGGCTGCACCACCGGCATCTCGGTATTCCCGCATAACGGTTCGGACGCTGCCTCGCTGCTCGCCAATGCAGGCGCGGCCCTGTTCCGCGCCAAGGCGAAATCGCGCGGCTCGATCAGCATTTTCGAGCCCGAGATGGACCAGCAGATCCGCGATCGCCGCGTGCTGCATCAGGATCTCTCGCTCGCGATCAAGAACGGCGAAATGTCGCTGCATTACCAGCCGCAGGCCACATCGGGGCCGACGGTTGCCACCAGTGAGGTGATCGGCTTCGAGGCGCTGGCGCGCTGGCTGCATCCGGTGCGCGGTTTCGTCCCGCCCGGCGAGTTCATTCCGCTGGCGGAAGAAAGCGGCCTGATCGTCGAAATGGGCGAGTGGATCCTGCGCGAAGCCTGCCGCGAGGCGGCCTCCTGGCCGGTGCCGCTGCAGGTCGCGATCAACCTGTCGCCGGCGCAATTCATGCACGGCGATGTGGTCAGCCTGGTGCATTCGATCCTGCTCGAAACCGGGCTGGCGCCCGACCGGCTCGAGCTGGAAATCACCGAGGGCGTGCTGATCGAGGATTTCGATCGCGGCGTTGCGCTGTTGCGGCGGCTGAAGGCGCTCGGCGTGCGCATCTCGATGGACGATTTCGGCTCGGGCTATTCCTCGCTGAGCTATCTGCAGGCGTTCCCGTTCGACAAGATCAAGATCGACCGCGCCTTTGTCATGAATCTCGGGCGCAATCCGCAATCGGCGGCGATCGTGCGCGCCGTCATCGACCTCGGCCACGGCCTCGAAATGTCGATCGTCGCCGAGGGCGTGGAGACCCAGGAGCAGCTCGGCTTCCTGTCGGAAGAGGGTTGCGACGCGGTGCAGGGCTATTTCATCGGCAAGCCTTTCCCGATCGGCCAATACGCAGCCCTGGTCGGCCGCCCCGCGGGCAATGTCATGGAGACCGTGCGCAAGACGGGCTAG
- a CDS encoding carbohydrate ABC transporter permease → MKLPTLREVGTEAKLLLIGIPVFIWTMVPIYHMFLFAISPKEDAFSGKLWPAHPTLHNFHIVFYQEHYFLRDFWIQFWNSVVIAVATGALTLFIATAAAFSISRLKVPGGRAVMNLALFTYFIPAAFLAVPMYRTMGNYGLLNNHWSLILAMVTIASPYAIWVLKQASDKLPVELDEAATMDGATTLQLFRLVYVPLMMPSLVAVGTYAILLAWNEYLYAFLLLSKDTDITLPVALGNFLAADDSPWELLMTTGFIYALPPAAIYYAFKRYMMGGLTAGAVKS, encoded by the coding sequence ATGAAGTTGCCCACGCTCAGAGAAGTCGGAACCGAAGCAAAGCTGCTCTTGATCGGCATCCCCGTGTTCATCTGGACCATGGTGCCGATCTACCACATGTTCCTGTTCGCGATCTCGCCGAAGGAGGATGCATTCTCCGGCAAACTGTGGCCCGCGCATCCGACGCTGCACAATTTCCACATCGTGTTCTACCAGGAACATTATTTCCTGCGCGATTTCTGGATCCAGTTCTGGAATTCGGTGGTGATCGCAGTCGCCACCGGCGCGCTGACGCTATTCATCGCAACCGCGGCGGCGTTTTCGATCTCGCGGCTGAAAGTGCCCGGCGGCCGCGCCGTTATGAATCTGGCGCTGTTCACCTACTTCATTCCCGCCGCCTTCCTCGCCGTGCCGATGTACCGGACCATGGGCAATTACGGCCTCTTGAACAATCACTGGTCGCTGATTCTGGCGATGGTGACGATCGCTTCGCCCTACGCGATATGGGTGTTGAAGCAGGCCTCCGACAAGCTGCCGGTGGAACTCGACGAGGCCGCGACCATGGACGGCGCCACCACGCTGCAGCTGTTCCGGCTGGTCTATGTGCCCTTGATGATGCCGTCGCTGGTCGCGGTCGGCACCTACGCGATCCTGCTCGCCTGGAACGAGTATCTCTACGCGTTCCTGCTGCTCTCGAAAGACACCGACATCACGCTTCCGGTCGCGCTCGGCAATTTCCTTGCCGCCGACGATTCGCCGTGGGAATTGCTGATGACCACGGGCTTCATCTACGCGCTGCCGCCGGCCGCGATCTATTACGCGTTCAAGCGCTATATGATGGGCGGCTTGACCGCGGGCGCGGTGAAATCCTGA
- a CDS encoding ABC transporter ATP-binding protein: MAEELAKIETAAEPVGPAPSPVAADMPLLRIEGVGKKFGSFRAVDRLSLDIRAGEFFALLGPSGCGKTTLLRMLAGFETPDEGRILLDGKDIAQVLPHERPVNMMFQNYALFPHLSVRDNIAFGLKRAGMARADIATRVAEMVSLVKLDGLEKRKPDQLSGGQKQRVALARSLARRPQVLLLDEPLAALDKKLREGTQAELMDLQRRLGTTFIIVTHDQEEAMTMANRIGVMDAGRLEQVATPRELYEAPHSRWVAEFVGDVNLFDGEVSSRDNNRLTIATRDAGTITVAQPHQPVTKTLVSVAIRPEKVKLSRRGPVSDAGTSHAINRLEGVVIEVSYLGGLTTYKVRLETGAVVRSSMANTARLDIDAYSASQRVVAWFTPDDCVVLEQ, from the coding sequence ATGGCTGAGGAACTAGCGAAAATCGAAACGGCCGCGGAGCCGGTCGGGCCCGCGCCGTCGCCGGTCGCCGCCGACATGCCGCTGCTGCGCATCGAGGGGGTCGGGAAAAAGTTCGGCTCCTTCCGTGCGGTGGACCGGCTATCGCTCGACATCCGCGCCGGCGAGTTTTTTGCGCTGCTCGGTCCGAGCGGCTGCGGGAAGACCACGCTCTTGCGCATGCTCGCCGGGTTCGAGACGCCGGATGAAGGCCGCATTCTGCTCGACGGCAAGGACATCGCGCAGGTGCTGCCGCACGAACGTCCCGTCAACATGATGTTCCAGAACTACGCGCTGTTTCCGCATCTTTCGGTGCGGGACAATATCGCGTTCGGCCTGAAGCGCGCCGGCATGGCGCGCGCCGATATCGCGACCCGCGTCGCGGAAATGGTTTCCCTGGTCAAGCTCGACGGGCTCGAGAAACGCAAGCCGGACCAGCTCTCCGGCGGCCAGAAACAGCGCGTGGCGCTGGCGCGGTCGCTGGCGCGCCGCCCGCAGGTGCTGCTGCTCGACGAGCCGCTCGCGGCACTCGACAAGAAGCTGCGCGAAGGCACGCAAGCCGAATTGATGGACCTGCAGCGGCGCCTCGGCACGACCTTCATCATCGTCACCCACGATCAGGAAGAGGCGATGACGATGGCGAACCGGATCGGCGTGATGGACGCCGGCCGCCTCGAACAGGTCGCAACTCCGCGCGAGCTCTATGAGGCGCCGCATTCGCGCTGGGTCGCCGAGTTTGTCGGCGACGTCAATCTGTTCGACGGCGAGGTCTCCTCGCGCGACAATAACCGCCTGACGATTGCGACGCGCGACGCCGGCACGATCACGGTCGCCCAGCCGCACCAGCCGGTCACCAAGACCCTCGTCAGCGTCGCGATCCGCCCCGAGAAGGTAAAATTGTCGCGCCGCGGCCCGGTGTCGGATGCGGGCACCTCGCATGCGATCAACCGGCTCGAGGGCGTGGTCATCGAGGTCAGCTATCTCGGTGGGCTCACGACCTACAAGGTCAGGCTCGAAACCGGCGCGGTGGTGCGCTCGTCGATGGCCAACACCGCGCGGCTCGACATCGATGCCTACAGCGCGAGCCAGCGGGTGGTGGCCTGGTTCACGCCCGACGATTGCGTGGTGCTGGAGCAATGA
- a CDS encoding ABC transporter permease yields MAGQANRISRFNITSLALGLAFLYLPIVILVIYSFNASRLVTVWGGWSLRWYHEFFNDRAMLDAAWMSLRVAGVSATLATLLGTLAAVGLSRGERFGGRALFSGMLYSPLVMPEVISGLSLLLLFVALDAERGFWTVTIAHTTLTMCFVTVVVQSRLTSLDRSLEEAAMDLGCDPVRAFLFVTLPLIIPAIAAGWMLAFTLSLDDVVIASFTTGPGSATLPIRIYSEVRLGVKPEINAICTMVIALIAVVIVVASFASKLSSGQGESAAPL; encoded by the coding sequence ATGGCGGGCCAGGCGAACAGGATATCGCGGTTCAACATCACCTCGCTGGCGCTGGGGTTGGCGTTTCTGTATCTGCCGATCGTCATCCTCGTGATTTATTCGTTCAACGCTTCCCGGCTGGTCACGGTGTGGGGCGGCTGGTCGCTGCGCTGGTATCATGAATTCTTCAACGACCGCGCCATGCTGGACGCGGCCTGGATGAGCCTCCGGGTCGCTGGAGTCTCGGCCACGCTGGCGACGCTGCTCGGCACGCTTGCGGCCGTCGGGCTTTCGCGCGGCGAGCGTTTTGGCGGCCGCGCGCTGTTCTCCGGCATGCTGTATTCGCCGCTGGTGATGCCCGAAGTGATCTCCGGGCTGTCGCTGCTGCTGCTGTTCGTCGCGCTCGACGCCGAGCGCGGGTTCTGGACCGTGACGATTGCGCATACCACGCTGACCATGTGCTTCGTCACCGTCGTGGTGCAGTCGCGGCTCACCTCGCTCGATCGCAGCCTGGAGGAAGCCGCGATGGATCTCGGCTGCGATCCGGTACGGGCGTTTCTGTTCGTGACCTTGCCGCTGATCATCCCGGCGATCGCGGCCGGCTGGATGCTGGCGTTCACGCTGTCGCTCGACGACGTCGTGATCGCAAGCTTCACCACCGGCCCCGGCTCGGCGACGCTGCCGATCCGGATCTACTCGGAGGTGCGGCTCGGGGTGAAGCCGGAGATCAACGCGATCTGCACCATGGTGATTGCCCTGATCGCGGTGGTGATCGTGGTGGCGTCCTTTGCCTCGAAATTGTCGAGCGGGCAGGGCGAGAGCGCGGCGCCGCTGTAG
- a CDS encoding glycerol-3-phosphate dehydrogenase yields MADYDLAIIGGGLNGVSIARDAAGRGLRVILLEQGDLGSGASQASPRLIHGDLAGLERRAFFRVHAALAERDVWLRIAPHLVRPMRFAIPAHADERPAWQLRSWLLLYDRLASRSGLPASATVDVTHHPVGNALKRPFGTAFEYSDCVVDDSRLVVLNAVDAAARGAVIRTGARCARAERGEFWRLVTIDRGHRQVITARALANATGAWTASVTETVLRQSPLNHGLMQMSQIVVRRLFDSDNVYVFQNSDRRLIFASPYERDFTLIGTVGHAFKGDPAIVAMGAGDVAYLCEAANRYFRERIEAVDVVRTVSGANTVIDPTGKRPARDGSMTFDYGRRKAPLITIFGGDVTTSRLRAEKAVSRLTPFYPMSPRWSAKAPLPGGDFAWDRFEAEVDAARQRWRFLGEDQARRLVGAYGTNVKDILGDARQKPDLGPAFGPELTGAEVRYLMTKEWARFPDDILWRRSKLGLTMPVADREALAAFMAAMG; encoded by the coding sequence ATGGCGGATTACGATCTCGCGATCATCGGCGGCGGGTTGAACGGTGTCAGCATCGCGCGCGACGCCGCCGGCCGCGGCTTGCGCGTGATCCTGCTGGAGCAAGGCGATCTCGGCTCTGGCGCATCCCAGGCCTCGCCACGGCTGATCCACGGCGACCTGGCGGGGCTGGAGCGCCGGGCCTTCTTTCGCGTCCATGCCGCGCTGGCGGAGCGCGACGTCTGGCTCAGGATCGCGCCGCATCTGGTGCGTCCGATGCGCTTTGCGATCCCCGCCCATGCCGATGAACGCCCGGCGTGGCAGTTGCGGTCGTGGCTGTTGCTGTACGACCGGCTGGCCTCGCGCAGCGGTCTGCCGGCGTCCGCGACCGTCGACGTCACCCATCATCCGGTCGGCAACGCGCTGAAGCGGCCGTTCGGCACCGCGTTCGAATATTCCGACTGCGTCGTCGACGATTCCCGGCTGGTGGTGCTGAACGCCGTCGATGCCGCGGCGCGCGGCGCGGTGATCCGCACCGGCGCGCGCTGCGCCCGCGCCGAAAGGGGAGAGTTTTGGCGGCTGGTGACGATCGATCGCGGCCATCGCCAGGTGATCACGGCGCGCGCGCTCGCCAATGCGACCGGGGCCTGGACCGCTTCGGTCACCGAAACCGTGTTGCGCCAGTCGCCGCTGAACCACGGCCTCATGCAGATGAGCCAGATCGTGGTCCGGCGATTGTTCGACAGCGACAACGTCTATGTGTTCCAGAATTCCGACCGGCGGCTGATTTTCGCCAGCCCCTATGAACGCGATTTCACGCTGATCGGCACCGTGGGCCACGCGTTCAAGGGCGACCCTGCCATTGTCGCGATGGGAGCCGGCGACGTGGCTTATTTGTGCGAGGCGGCGAACCGCTATTTCCGCGAAAGGATCGAGGCCGTCGACGTGGTGCGGACGGTGTCCGGCGCCAACACGGTGATCGACCCCACGGGCAAGCGCCCGGCGCGGGACGGGTCGATGACGTTCGATTACGGACGCCGCAAGGCACCGCTGATCACGATTTTCGGCGGCGACGTCACGACTTCGCGTCTGCGCGCGGAAAAGGCCGTCTCCCGGCTGACTCCGTTCTATCCGATGTCGCCGCGCTGGTCCGCCAAAGCGCCGCTGCCGGGCGGCGATTTCGCCTGGGACCGGTTCGAGGCCGAGGTCGATGCCGCGCGCCAACGCTGGCGGTTTCTCGGCGAGGACCAGGCCCGCCGCCTGGTCGGAGCTTATGGTACGAACGTCAAGGACATCCTTGGCGATGCCAGGCAGAAGCCCGATCTCGGTCCGGCCTTCGGTCCGGAATTGACGGGCGCCGAAGTGCGCTATCTCATGACCAAAGAGTGGGCGCGTTTTCCGGACGATATCTTGTGGCGGCGCTCCAAGCTCGGCCTGACCATGCCGGTCGCCGATCGCGAGGCGCTGGCGGCGTTCATGGCGGCGATGGGCTAG
- a CDS encoding ABC transporter permease subunit, producing the protein MSARRIFARPARFAAIAPYLWMVLFFLVPFGFVLKISLSQTAIAQPPYTPVFDLTEGLAAIKAAFGELSLDNFKLLISDNLYILSYLRSLVVAVTSTVILLAIGYPIAYGMARLPQRWQSVAMMLVIVPFWTSFLIRIYAWINILQHDGLLNKILLALHIVSTPVVWLSTDSAMYLGIVYSYLPFMILPLYATLAKMDVSLLEAASDLGAPPRQAFWLVTFPLSLPGVGAGALLCFIPIVGEFVIPDLLAGSNSMMIGQTLWLEFFTNRDWPVAAATAVALLGLLVPPLLLYDRLQRRQLEGAG; encoded by the coding sequence ATGAGCGCGCGCCGCATCTTTGCCCGTCCGGCGCGCTTTGCCGCGATCGCGCCCTATCTCTGGATGGTGCTGTTCTTCCTGGTGCCATTCGGCTTCGTCCTGAAAATCAGCCTGTCGCAGACCGCAATCGCGCAGCCGCCCTACACGCCGGTGTTCGATCTCACCGAGGGATTGGCTGCGATCAAGGCCGCCTTCGGCGAGTTGTCGCTGGATAATTTCAAGCTTTTGATTTCCGACAATCTCTACATCCTGTCTTATTTGCGCAGCCTCGTCGTCGCCGTGACGTCGACGGTGATCCTGCTCGCAATCGGCTATCCCATCGCCTATGGCATGGCGCGGCTGCCGCAGCGCTGGCAGAGCGTGGCGATGATGCTGGTGATCGTGCCGTTCTGGACCTCGTTCCTGATCAGGATCTATGCCTGGATCAATATTTTGCAGCATGACGGCCTGCTCAACAAAATCCTGCTGGCGCTGCATATCGTCTCCACGCCGGTGGTGTGGCTGTCGACCGACAGCGCAATGTATCTCGGCATCGTCTATTCCTATCTGCCGTTCATGATCCTGCCGCTCTATGCCACGCTCGCCAAGATGGACGTCTCGCTGCTGGAGGCGGCCAGCGATCTCGGCGCCCCGCCGCGGCAGGCGTTCTGGCTGGTGACGTTTCCGCTGTCGCTGCCGGGCGTCGGTGCCGGCGCGCTGTTGTGTTTCATTCCGATCGTCGGCGAATTCGTGATCCCGGATCTTTTGGCCGGCTCGAACTCGATGATGATCGGCCAGACCCTGTGGCTGGAATTCTTCACCAACAGGGACTGGCCGGTGGCTGCCGCCACCGCGGTCGCGCTGCTGGGCCTGCTGGTGCCGCCCTTGCTGCTATACGACCGGCTGCAGCGCCGCCAGCTCGAGGGCGCGGGCTGA
- a CDS encoding sugar ABC transporter permease — protein MAITLSASDLPSPPLSARLTTPQVWGIVLLAPYVLVFLAFVVYPVGYGLWLARHPESYVALYHDPIFARAAVNTLIFLVIGINFKMLVALFLSGFFVQSRSWIKWLSVLFILPWAVPSIPTILSVRFMLNPEWGVINQLIFKFTGEDGPNWLNDPTVALTMAIGMHIWKSLPFWTLILMTGRLAISHDLFEAADVDGASWWQKFRFITWPSMQMLYITCTLLSMIWTLGDFNSVYLLTGGGPADLTHVLSTLGIRYLRLDQLSLAMASIVCALPFVLPLVYFMMKRLSR, from the coding sequence ATGGCGATCACGCTCTCAGCATCCGACCTTCCAAGCCCGCCGCTGTCGGCGCGGCTGACCACGCCGCAGGTCTGGGGCATCGTGCTGCTCGCGCCCTATGTCCTCGTGTTCCTGGCGTTCGTGGTCTATCCCGTCGGCTATGGGCTGTGGCTGGCGCGGCACCCCGAGAGCTATGTCGCGCTCTATCATGATCCGATTTTTGCGCGCGCCGCGGTCAATACGCTGATCTTCCTCGTGATCGGCATCAATTTCAAAATGCTGGTGGCGCTGTTCCTGTCCGGCTTCTTCGTGCAGTCGCGTTCCTGGATCAAATGGCTGTCGGTGCTGTTCATCCTGCCCTGGGCGGTGCCGTCGATCCCGACCATCCTGTCGGTGCGCTTCATGCTCAATCCCGAATGGGGCGTGATCAACCAGCTGATCTTCAAATTCACCGGCGAGGATGGCCCGAACTGGCTGAACGACCCGACGGTGGCGCTGACCATGGCGATCGGCATGCACATCTGGAAGTCGCTGCCGTTCTGGACCCTGATCCTGATGACCGGACGGCTTGCGATCTCCCACGATCTGTTCGAGGCGGCCGATGTCGACGGCGCCAGCTGGTGGCAGAAATTCCGCTTCATCACCTGGCCGTCGATGCAGATGCTCTACATCACCTGCACGCTGCTTTCGATGATCTGGACGCTGGGTGATTTCAACAGCGTCTATCTCTTGACCGGCGGCGGACCGGCCGATCTCACCCACGTGCTGTCCACGCTCGGCATCCGCTACCTCCGGCTCGACCAACTTAGTCTCGCGATGGCGTCGATCGTCTGCGCACTGCCGTTCGTGCTGCCGCTGGTCTATTTCATGATGAAACGGCTTTCGCGATGA
- a CDS encoding ABC transporter substrate-binding protein, with translation MRSKGLGALSIAIAAAGLLYAAAPAFAQQKTITVWFGKGFYKSEDDALLEAIKKFEAKTGIKVELSQYAIQDMIPKTVAALDSGTAPDVAYSDSYDVQAQGKWAFEGRLEDLSDILLPMKSAFAPNTLETALLYNDVTKKKAYYGFPLKQQSMHVQIWGDMLEQAGFKQSDIPTKWEDYWSFWCDKVQPAIRKATNSRIYAVGQPMGVESTDSFQSFYTFMDAYNVKLVDDDGKLTVDDPKVRDGLIHALKDYTDTYVRGCTPPSSTTWKDPDNNVAFHNKTIVMTHNFTISIAAKWLDDYNNPALTPEQRAAGKKAYEETIITASFPNKPDGTPIKYRSDVKTGLIFANAKNKAEGKEFVKFLMQEENLRPYVEGALGRWFPVTTASQASPFWQADRHRKAVWTQFTGGTTPFDFTKNWKFTILNNENVWAKAMNRVVSEKVPVDKAVDELIARIKQVAG, from the coding sequence GTGAGATCCAAGGGATTAGGTGCGCTTTCAATCGCGATCGCCGCTGCCGGGCTGTTATACGCCGCAGCGCCCGCGTTCGCCCAGCAAAAGACGATCACCGTCTGGTTCGGCAAGGGCTTCTACAAGTCCGAGGACGACGCGCTGCTGGAGGCGATCAAGAAATTCGAGGCCAAGACCGGCATCAAGGTCGAATTGTCGCAATACGCGATTCAGGACATGATTCCGAAGACGGTGGCGGCGCTGGATTCGGGCACCGCACCCGATGTCGCCTATTCCGACAGCTACGACGTGCAGGCACAGGGCAAATGGGCGTTCGAGGGCAGGCTCGAGGATCTCTCCGACATCCTGCTGCCGATGAAGTCGGCGTTTGCGCCGAACACGCTGGAGACCGCGCTGCTATATAACGACGTCACCAAGAAGAAGGCCTATTACGGCTTCCCGCTGAAGCAGCAGAGCATGCACGTCCAGATCTGGGGCGACATGCTGGAGCAGGCCGGCTTCAAGCAAAGCGACATCCCGACCAAATGGGAAGACTACTGGTCGTTCTGGTGCGACAAGGTACAGCCGGCGATCCGCAAGGCCACCAACAGCCGCATCTACGCCGTCGGCCAGCCGATGGGCGTGGAATCCACCGACTCGTTCCAGTCGTTCTACACCTTCATGGACGCCTATAACGTCAAGCTGGTCGACGACGACGGCAAGCTGACGGTCGACGATCCCAAGGTCCGCGACGGGCTGATCCACGCGCTGAAGGATTACACCGACACCTATGTCCGGGGCTGCACGCCGCCCTCCTCCACCACCTGGAAGGACCCGGACAACAACGTCGCCTTCCACAACAAGACCATCGTGATGACGCACAATTTCACGATCTCGATCGCGGCGAAATGGCTGGACGACTACAACAACCCGGCGCTGACCCCCGAACAGCGCGCGGCCGGCAAGAAGGCGTATGAGGAGACCATCATCACCGCCTCGTTCCCCAACAAGCCGGACGGCACGCCGATCAAGTACCGCTCCGACGTCAAGACCGGCCTGATCTTCGCCAACGCCAAGAACAAGGCGGAGGGCAAGGAATTCGTCAAATTCCTGATGCAGGAAGAGAACCTGAGGCCCTACGTCGAAGGCGCGCTCGGCCGCTGGTTCCCGGTGACGACGGCCAGCCAGGCGAGCCCGTTCTGGCAGGCTGACCGGCACCGCAAGGCGGTCTGGACCCAGTTCACCGGCGGCACCACGCCGTTCGACTTCACCAAGAACTGGAAGTTCACGATCCTGAACAACGAGAACGTCTGGGCCAAGGCGATGAACCGGGTGGTGAGCGAGAAGGTGCCGGTCGACAAGGCCGTCGACGAACTGATCGCCCGCATCAAGCAGGTCGCGGGGTAG